The DNA window aaaaaaaaaggacaaaaatttgACAAGGAAAGTTCTCTTACTATTAGTATAGATAACATTTTTCTGTCCATCAAATGAAAAAAGGACacgtatttttattaattattatttattttaaattcatttggGACCTatatttggtggtggtggtggcacaaagagaaagagacaaATGGGactttttttttgtcctttgGATGCCTTAAAAGAGAGAACATAATGGGCCCCACAAACAAATGGGCCCAACAAAATGTGTGGGGGTAGTTTAGAGTTTATCCACAAATGGACGGCGCCAGCGTCGCTTCAATGCCCATCCACTTGGAAAGGCTCCATCTGCAGTCTTTTCAATTCACTCATTGCCTcttgttgttttattttttttcttttttttttggaaaacacTCATTGCCTCTTGTTTGGtatgctttttgtttttgtttttttgtttttttttttttgtcaaagcttttgtttttgttttggatgTGAAGGAAGAAGTCTGTCTCTTTGTATCAACATGCATGAGAAATGAATTTCGAGacgttattttaatattatttcgaGTTAATTAAGTActgttatgtaaaaaaaaacaaaacgtaTTTACTGAGAATTAAGATAATAGTTTATTGGTATCTTTTTATTTCGTGCATTgtttgttttgacttgaattcGGAACGTAATAAGAAGTCGTTTTTTATTATCAACGTATATGAAAAATAAGTCCCTTTTGAGGAGAGGGGAATTGAAGTTCCCTTGCAACAAAAGAAATCAAAGCAAAATATGTTACGTAATATAAAGGAGAGGAAATTAAgactttttttgtttgttaacaAAATCCAACTCAATTGAAATCTAGATTAGCTTTTCTATCTAGACGATGATTTAAACCACTCTAAACATGGCAGAGGAATCAAAGTCACCTTGAAACTCTTACAATATTTTCTAACAAACAAAGGGATTAAACTCCAGTAAATCTTTAAAACTTTTTTCTAACAAACTTGGGTCTAAAGGCTCCAATCATTAAAGGAGAAACTTGAATATAGAAAAACGACACATTTCTCCGATCAGCTGACCTAATGCATGCGTAGATtgaaatcaatgtaattcaaaCACATTCGATCAACCAAAAGGAAAACTTCCCTATCCAATATTCTTCTGAAGTTTTCTTATTTCAAGGACCCCACAGAATATTAATCATCCACGTTTAATATTAATTTAGGCTAAataccaaataataaataatattcaaCCAAAATATAATGACTTGTTATCCAACTTTAAGGATCCAAATCGGATAAAATCCTTGACCAAAACTAGAAAGCAAGACAATaggagagagaaacagagagagagagagagagagagagagagaaagagagagatggataGGGTGTTTTCAGTGGAGGAGGAAATGTCCGACCTGCTGTGGTCTTCCACAGCGCCGCCGGACAATGGCGGAGCAGACGACGACAACTTGTCTAAGTTGAACCGGAGTGCATCGGAGTGGGCCTTCCAGCGTTTTCTCCAAGAAGCTTCTTCCTACTCCCCCTCGCCATCGCCGACGCCGCCGCCACCTCcgcatccttcttcttcttcttctacagCTCACCATCACGACCAAAACGACGTTGAAGAGATTAAGATGATCAATGCCCACCACCATAACGCCACTCACACTCACTACAACAATATGCGGCCGCCTAATGTCACCGTCGATTCCGATGAGTACCGGGCGTTCCTGAAGACCAAGCTCGACCTCGCCTGCGCCGCCGTGGCTATGTCGCGGGAGGTTcgtcctttctctctttctggGCATTTTATTCTCATGGTTTCATTTTCTCGTTTGCTCTGCTTTTCCGAGAAAATATGGTCAAAGTCAGACCAATGGGTTGGGAATGAGCTTAacttctgtttggttgctgagaaagttaaaggaaacaaaaataggagttttaacgaaacactttcgATACTGTTCAcaaatgatatttttattttaaaaaatcacTTCTAGTATTAGGATTCGTTTGCATGTCCTTTTAAAATggctgaaagcgcttttagagaaaGTGTTTATGGGTttaaaaaacactttaagtgtttcCCGTAAGAAGTATCAGTTATGTCGCTTATTTCAGGAAGTATTTTAAGTGATTTTTTAggatttatttgtatttttactaagaattggttccaaaaacattttcagcaAAAGctctttcaattatttttaaagtatatccaaacgagctcttaTTCCCTTAAAACACATTTTTATTCctatgattaaaactcaaagttttcaaatcatttttattaatttttttaaaaaaaaaaaaaacttgaaacctatcatttatttatttttgtgagTGGAAAGTTTACCTAAAGTAAGCTGCTTTCTACTTTTGTGAATGGACAATTCAATATTTAAAGTTTCATTCTTTTTGCTTATAGCTTTTTTCTCGGTATCCAAACAGAGTCTATCCTTTGGGGTTGTTTTTTAGGAAACATTACAGTTATGTTCATAGGCGTTTTTGTTAGAAGTAGTTTTATTATAAACATGTCAAAAcaattattaaaaatttgagTGTTTTTTTAAGAAAGAAAATGGATTCTTTTTAgatcccttccacctaatcctcctcatcaaacaatccagacctttgaaatttgatccaactgcTAAAAATACGGGCCCACCTTAAAAGTTGTAATAACTTtagtcgtttgatcaaatttcaaaggtccAAATGATTTGATGAAGAGGATTAGGTGaaagggatccggagatgatcctaCCTGACAGGTGCTTTCCAAAAAAGTACATCTACTCGAAGTGTTTATAACTGGTTGGTTGGTTAACTTGGTTTGTTTCATACGTTTGAATATTATTTGACGGAGCTAAAatggaaaggaaagaaagaaaacttaTTGCCACAAAAGGATGAATTTTTTGAAAGCAAAAGCAGGGCTGAGGGCCACCAACCGTGGCTGAAATCCAACGGTCAAAATATGTGTTGACGCTGAGTGTTTATACCCTGTAGGTACTCAAGAAAAACCGCTTAGCTACCGCGTAGTGCTAAAACTAAAACATGAACAATTGAAGCATGGTTTTGAAGTCCGAGTGAAACAGAACAGATGAATGTGTTTTCCCAAAGGAACTTTCTGTGGTAGGGTTCTAAAGATCAAGTAATCTTTTCGAACGCCCATTTTTTGATAGAAACAGAGTTGAAAGccatacctttttttttattttctagtaaAACGCCGATTCTCCTGTTGAGATCTAATTCGATCTTCATGAATTTCTCGAGAATTTTTCTTACGAAGTTATGTTATGTATAGACAAGTGCTCGCTGATATGTTCTGGTCGTGTCAATAGGGATCGTTGGTGAAAGCACAAGAATCTGCGGTTTTAGCTGACAGCGGATCACACGCTTCAAGTACTTCACAACTCGGATCTGAAGCCCCTTCGAAAGGTTTCCATTTAAacaaaaacatgttcataattCGCATGTACTTCTGCTTTTGTGCTAGATAATGTTGTTAGTATgtcatatatatgtttttttactatttttaccTATGTAGGAGCTGGGTATGATATATCCAGGTCAAATGATAAGAATGCTCATGCACCACTTGGTGTCATTCCTTCGTTACCTTCGACGAAATATAGATCCGCTATCCCAGTAAGGCAGGCAACTAGCGGATCATCGAGAGAAATGACAGACGATGAGGAAGCTGAAGGTGAAACTGCAATGAATGAGAATATGGACCCTGCTGATGTCAAACGCGTGAGGAGGTAACAGCGGCATCTGATTTTCTGGTTGTAATAAGCACAGCCTGATCTCCATCTCTTAGTTATTGATTCAAATGTTTGGCTTCAAATGCGTTTGGTTTCATTGCCTTTCGCTAATTCATCCCGCCTTTTCCAGAATGCTGTCTAATAGAGAGTCAGCTAGACGCTCGAGAAGAAGAAAGCAGGCACATGTGACTGATCTTGAGGGACAGGTTTGTTCCTTTTTTCTCGGCTTCCTGTTTTATCTCTGTCTTTTGGTCTTCGATAGATTTCCTAACGCAATTTTCTTTGTAGGTATCTCAATTAAGAGTCGAGAACTCCTCTCTGTTGAAGCGTCTGACTGATTCGGACAAGAAGTACAACGAAGTGGCAGTTGACAATAGAGTTTTAAAAGCTGATATCGAAACATTGAGAGCAAAGGTAACCCTGTCTTCAGAACTGCTCGAAAGTTAAATGCCTTGGTAACTGGTTCCTCGAAGGCTCTTAGAACATGAACCGAAAATAATCATATAAACTTTGTTACTTCATTTGTGACTAAATTCCAGGTAACGATGGCTGAGGAGATGGTGAAAAGATTTACTGGGTCGAACCCCATGTTCCACGCTATGTCAGAGGTGTCATCAATCGGCATGCCACCATTTGATGGAAGCCCTTCAGAGGCATCAATAGACGCTGCTGTTCCGGAGCAAGATGACCCAAATCATCACTTCTTTCAACCTGCTTCTAATAACCCTATACCAACTCATGACCCGAGAGTCAAGAATGATTCTGCAGACGTTCCTTCCGTTGAAAATGTGCAGAAGAATTCTGCAGCAACATCATCAGCAGATGTGTCGGGGAACAAGATGGGACGAACACCTTCCCTTCAGCGAGTTGCTAGCTTAGAGCATCTGCAAAAGCGGATAAGGGGCGGAAACCCCTCCAATTGGGAGCAGTAGTTACAAACAGAGTGATCTACGCACGAGGAAAGATCGACTAAAGGATGCTTTGAACAACCATTGTATTGCCTCGTTACTTTTGGATTAGTCATGTAAACAACGCTATTCTTCATCTGCACTACACTGAATTAAACAGTTCGATACTTTTAGCACTTTCAATTTTTCTTGTCATGCACGGAACAGATTATACGCACATTTTCGTGGCCTTCTTTGACGCAGCATCAAATTTTACAACTCGAACAAATTCTATAGGAAAATAAAGAACAAATCATTCGACACTGATCTTCAAGTCATTCGGAACATATTGCTAATGGCTTGAAGTTTGAACCGAACTCCAACCGGCTTTGTTTTCGATTCCCTTAACCTTCATTTCCTGTCTTACCATCTCCACATCCTCCCACCTTTCAGCAAAAGCATAAACGTTCGACAATGCTACATAGTCCTCACTCTTTGGAGTTGAATCCACGTAACTCTGTGTGAACTGTACACAGAGCAGCTTCTTCCCCACCTTCTCTCCCATTGCAACATCCCCATGGAGATTGCAAGCACTTAGCAAACTCCTCCACAAGACGGCATCAGGTTCAACTGGCATCCCTACTATAAACTCATAGGCTTCTTTCAAGTGCCCTCCGCGGCTAAGCATGTCGACAATGCAGCCATAATGTTGCATCCGAGGCACGACATCAAACTTGCTCTTCATCAAATGGAACAAATGGAGGCCTTCTTCAACGAGACCTGAATGGCAACAAGCCGAAAGCAAGCCGGTGAAAGTCACTGCATTGGGTTTTATTCCAGAACCCTGCATTACATCCAAAAGCTCCAATGCTTCATTTCCCTTGCCGTGAATGGCTAGCCCGGTCGCCATTGCTGTCCAAGTCAATACATTCTTCTCTTTCATTCGCTTGAAAACGGAGAAAGCGCTATCAACACATCCGCATTTCGAGTACATATCAACAAGGCCAGTCCCCATAAACACATCATTGTCAGGAACACACATTGTCTTCTCCACATAACCATGTACACAAGCCCCCGTTTCCAACACACCTAGCTGAGACGCCGCAGAAAGAACACAAACCATTGTAGTATCCGTAGGTTTCACCCCACAAACATCATCCAACATGTCCCGAAACAACACCAACGCATCGCGGGCACTCACTCTTTGCGAACAATACCCCGTGATCATTGCGTTCCACGTAACACAACTTCTCAcaggcatttcatcaaacacattCCGTGCCGAAACAACATCTTCATTACTACCATAATAATGTATTAACGTTGTTGGCACCGAAATATTTGATACGACATCATGTTTCACAATCCGACCATGTATCTGTCTGCCTAGTAACAACGTTGGAACTGAAGGCAATCTAGCACAAGCTCCAAGAACAAAAATGTAAGTAGAATCATCAAAAACTAAGGTTGATTTAGAAACCCAATTGGCAAAAACAAGAAGTGAATCTCTGGGTTGGGAGCATCTGATCAAAGTGTTTAGGAGGAACAAGTTTGGTTCTTGAAAGTGTTGGAATACCAAACGGGCATAAAGGTTGGTGCTTTTTGGGGATGATAAGGCAGAGTATTGCTGGATGAGTTTGGCATGGAGGGAGGGAGATTTGAGGCCATTGGTGATTAATTGGGCATGGATTTTTTTGAGTTGGTGCGTGGATtttaggtttaggtttaggtttaggagagagagagctctggcTCTTGGGAGATGGTGCATGTGAGTCCTTGAAAGTGAACTTCAAATGGTGAAGTTAGTGCTCTTGCTAATAAAAGCTAATAAGTGACGAATAATATGGATGTCTGCAATAGAAAATAATCGGAGTAGCTGTGTAGACGTGAGTTAGATCAGTTGGTCAGAGTAACGTATTTATTTTTTCACTCAAGTTCGaactttatttataaaaattgcaaaaagaCCTCAAACAAACGAAAATGCGACCATTTGATCAATATCTATAGAATGGCTAACGAAGACGTCGGATTTCATAAGTCATTTTTTAGAGGCTACAcacttaatattttttaataaatgacaATAAATAGCTTCTTATATGAGTCATTCATCTTTACATGACAACGTAACATCATTTCATTCAATTTAAAGATCATTCTCAATTTGACTATTGATCATAAAAATATTACATATTATCATTAACTGTCGATTTTCTCAATGCATTAAAAAGAATGAATGAGTCAAACTATAATATTTGTGTTGTAAAATAATACCACATAATGTGAGGAACAgtgacattttacatataaaggggtTACGTATTACTCTTCATATCCCACTAAAGCCACTAAGTTCATTTATCCaaacttttgaaatttgattcaacagttacaattattataacttttaagaaACTCCTCTTTGTaaccgttgaattaaatttcaagtGACCAAATGAGTGAACTTGTTAACTTTTGATGGGAGAGATCCGGAGATCATAAATATGAGAATTTA is part of the Malus domestica chromosome 12, GDT2T_hap1 genome and encodes:
- the LOC114820071 gene encoding light-inducible protein CPRF2-like, which produces MDRVFSVEEEMSDLLWSSTAPPDNGGADDDNLSKLNRSASEWAFQRFLQEASSYSPSPSPTPPPPPHPSSSSSTAHHHDQNDVEEIKMINAHHHNATHTHYNNMRPPNVTVDSDEYRAFLKTKLDLACAAVAMSREGSLVKAQESAVLADSGSHASSTSQLGSEAPSKGAGYDISRSNDKNAHAPLGVIPSLPSTKYRSAIPVRQATSGSSREMTDDEEAEGETAMNENMDPADVKRVRRMLSNRESARRSRRRKQAHVTDLEGQVSQLRVENSSLLKRLTDSDKKYNEVAVDNRVLKADIETLRAKVTMAEEMVKRFTGSNPMFHAMSEVSSIGMPPFDGSPSEASIDAAVPEQDDPNHHFFQPASNNPIPTHDPRVKNDSADVPSVENVQKNSAATSSADVSGNKMGRTPSLQRVASLEHLQKRIRGGNPSNWEQ
- the LOC114820070 gene encoding pentatricopeptide repeat-containing protein At3g18970 — protein: MHHLPRARALSLLNLNLNLKSTHQLKKIHAQLITNGLKSPSLHAKLIQQYSALSSPKSTNLYARLVFQHFQEPNLFLLNTLIRCSQPRDSLLVFANWVSKSTLVFDDSTYIFVLGACARLPSVPTLLLGRQIHGRIVKHDVVSNISVPTTLIHYYGSNEDVVSARNVFDEMPVRSCVTWNAMITGYCSQRVSARDALVLFRDMLDDVCGVKPTDTTMVCVLSAASQLGVLETGACVHGYVEKTMCVPDNDVFMGTGLVDMYSKCGCVDSAFSVFKRMKEKNVLTWTAMATGLAIHGKGNEALELLDVMQGSGIKPNAVTFTGLLSACCHSGLVEEGLHLFHLMKSKFDVVPRMQHYGCIVDMLSRGGHLKEAYEFIVGMPVEPDAVLWRSLLSACNLHGDVAMGEKVGKKLLCVQFTQSYVDSTPKSEDYVALSNVYAFAERWEDVEMVRQEMKVKGIENKAGWSSVQTSSH